The Gemmatimonadota bacterium DNA window CAGGAAATTGGGAACGCGGATGAAGTGAGGAACGTTGTACAACTGGTCGCAGTTCAGACCAGTTCACGTTGAAGTATGAAGTGGGAAACAAGCGAGACATTAAAGGCAACTGTCATCGCGGCATGCCTAAAGCCGCGATCCAGGAAGTTTTTAGCTGACTGCTGATTTTATAGTTCAGGTGTTATTCCCAGAGAGAAGGAGACAAAGTATGAATATGCGGTGGATCATCGGTTTGTTTTTTGTCGGGTGTGTTATAGTACAACAGGTCTGGGCGGAGACATCATTGGGGTTGCCGGTTGAGGGTGTGCAGACGATTGTGTTGCGCAATGAGGTGGGTAAGAATCAGATTCAGTTTGTGAGTTCGGCACCGCTGGAGGAGATCCACGGTACAGCGTCGGAGATTTCGGGTGCGTTGATACTGGATCCGGCAAATGTGCAGGGTTTGACGGGGAAGATTGAGGTGCAGGTTGCGAGTATGGAGACGGGTATCGAGAAGCGCGACGCGCATTTGCATAGCGCGGATTGGTTGGATGAAAAACAGTTTCCGGTGATTGGGTTTGAGATTGCGGGGTTGAAGGATGTGTCTGTGGAGGCAGGGGAAGATAGGGCTGTGATTAAGGGATTGGCAATGGGGACGTTTTCACTGCACGGCGTGGCGAAGAAGATGGAGATTCCTTTTGAGGCGACGTATTTGCTGGCGTCAGAGCAGACAAAGAAGCGCGCGTTAGGAGATTTTTTTGTGGTGAAGGGCGAATTTGAGATTGCGTTGAAGGATTTTGATATTGCAGGTGCGCGCGGGCTGGTGGGTAACCGGGTTGGGAAGAAGATCGATTTGAAGACGAATTTTTTTGGTTCGACGATGAGAGGTGAGAAGGATGAAGTAGGAGGTGTGAAGTAGGAGGTGTGAAGTAGGAGGTGTGAAGTAGGAAGTGTGAAGTAGGAAGTGTGAAGTAGGAAGTGTGAAGTAGGAAGGGTGGATTTCTTACTTCTTACTTCTAACTTCTTACTTCTCTTGGCCGCGATCCAGTGCTTGAGAACTGTGGATGGGAAAACTTGATATCCCATTCACAGTTTTTTTTATAAAAATGCACTAATTCTGAAAAAAATTAAAAAATAAGAGATATTCGGAAGGAATAAGAGATATGCGGAATCTTTTTGGGTTGAACTTATAGACGCGATGGTGTTATCATAAAAAAGCCGCTGACAAGACCAGGACAAGTCAACTGTCAGCGGCAGCAAATATCTCAAGCTGATAACTTGAGAAGGTTAAACAAAGGTAGCGACCTGAAGCGCGATTGTCAATGTGAATATAATGTTCAATCGAAAAGAGAAAAGTGAACAATGTTTTTACTTCTCAATTCGATATTCAGCCTGACTTTTACTCAATAATAACTTCTATATGGAATAAAAATAATACTTTATAGAAATTATCATTTTAAAATTCCATATTGGCACACATGTTGCATGTATCTGTTTAAGCAGTGGATAATCTGTTTTGAATCGTGTGGAAAGTCAGGCTCTAAGCCTCAAATATTTAGACAGCATTTTATCGCACCGGAGAAAAATATGAACAAACAGAAAATACTGATTATAGATCGCGACCTCAGCATTCTATCGACCCTTGCAGGATTCCTGAGCGATGAACCTTATGACATAAGTACGGCGGAAAATGGAAAAGAAGGGCTTAAAATTTTGAGACGAGAGAAGATTGATCTGGCTGTTGCTGAAAAAGATATAGCGGGTCTTGATGGGATCGCACTTTTGGAGCGCGTTGCAGCAGAGAAAATTCAGACAAACATCCTGATCATGGGAAGCGTTGTGCCTATGGAAGTAACGAAAGAAATACTCACAGCAGGTGCTGTGAGCGTATTGGATAAACCGATTGTGAAGGACAAATTTTTGGCAGAGGTAAAAACCTGTATCCTGCTGAATGAGGTGAGATACAAGGTATCGCGGACCAGTGAAGCATCCCGTTCACTGCCCAGATCCTTTCAACGGCCATTGAACACTGGCCGGGAGAAGGTTTCGCAAGAGAAGTTGGCATCATTTTTGGAGGAGCATTACAGAAATCCAGACCTGAAATTTGAAGACCTCACGAACCATTT harbors:
- a CDS encoding YceI family protein; the encoded protein is MNMRWIIGLFFVGCVIVQQVWAETSLGLPVEGVQTIVLRNEVGKNQIQFVSSAPLEEIHGTASEISGALILDPANVQGLTGKIEVQVASMETGIEKRDAHLHSADWLDEKQFPVIGFEIAGLKDVSVEAGEDRAVIKGLAMGTFSLHGVAKKMEIPFEATYLLASEQTKKRALGDFFVVKGEFEIALKDFDIAGARGLVGNRVGKKIDLKTNFFGSTMRGEKDEVGGVK
- a CDS encoding response regulator transcription factor, with protein sequence MYLFKQWIICFESCGKSGSKPQIFRQHFIAPEKNMNKQKILIIDRDLSILSTLAGFLSDEPYDISTAENGKEGLKILRREKIDLAVAEKDIAGLDGIALLERVAAEKIQTNILIMGSVVPMEVTKEILTAGAVSVLDKPIVKDKFLAEVKTCILLNEVRYKVSRTSEASRSLPRSFQRPLNTGREKVSQEKLASFLEEHYRNPDLKFEDLTNHFKISLSQGHALFKKYFDKTFREKLREVRIAQAEHFLTGSSLFMYEIAPLCGYRGSNRFSEDFKRIHGISPTQYRK